One genomic window of Polyodon spathula isolate WHYD16114869_AA chromosome 8, ASM1765450v1, whole genome shotgun sequence includes the following:
- the LOC121319314 gene encoding zinc finger protein 512B-like isoform X1, producing MADFSKSTARSGSRGRPAKQSEETAKKTAATGNKHGGAAVEKIEGKKKGRPRADNQELRNIPASMVAQWKEEFKNRSRVKCPSSGCWLEFPSICGVKYHYQRCQGATISEKLNHQCPYCEAAFASKTRVEKHKTWNHADRVSQEPTAGNEADNEVQTTPVKGSAKKRAAESSDASPIRSKVKKTREVFQHSQNGEYVPQKAGRKHQQGADSKASPTTPGGSEGEGGSFPEEDPERTRHRRKQRTPKKFTGEQPSISGTFGMKGLSKSEEKIKSGQGKKVVGNACNKQPKRKAQGMNLRKDPASYSPGSPEERWQQVIAEKGEVVCPTCSLISRKTVPGLKKHMEICLKLQDALKCQDCEKQFKSKAGLNYHTMAEHINKPSAHKDSFADEQEERDRLRKVLKQMGKLKCPNEGCSATFSSLMGYQYHQKRCGKDPSDIEKPVFICKHCRKNYKSKAGHDYHIRSEHSTSLKQSEQAAAREEEEEEVEDFERTPSGRVRRRSAQVAVFHLQEIAEDELAKEWNKRKMKDDLVPDINRLNYTRPGLPKFNPKMLDNWKREVKEKGFIFCANNRCEAVYSSVSGLKAHLANCNMGGGSVGKYRCLLCQKEFSSESGVKYHIGKTHSVNWFRTSNPVSPNGKRKELNNVKKDRKNSTAGKKRGRKPKVRPPEPPQKDTEKAESETSSTNATDTAASAANKITGDQRKDTEPPAKKRGRAKKGPNKP from the exons GCAAGCATGGTGGCTCAGTGGAAAGAAGAGTTTAAGAATCGCTCTCGAGTAAAATGCCCCAGCTCTGGGTGCTGGCTAGAATTCCCAAGTATCTGTGGAGTAAAGTACCATTATCAGCGCTGCCAGGGG gCTACAATATCAGAGAAACTGAACCACCAGTGTCCTTATTGTGAAGCTGCATTTGCATCTAAAACCCGTGTGGAGAAGCACAAGACATGGAATCATGCTGATAGAGTCTCACAAGAACCGACAGCTGGCAATGAAGCAGACAATGAAGTGCAGACAACGCCAGTCAAGGGGAGTGCTAAGAAACG AGCCGCAGAAAGTTCTGACGCTTCCCCAATCAGAAGCAAAGTGAAGAAGACGCGGGAGGTGTTCCAGCACTCTCAGAACGGAGAGTATGTCCCACAGAAAGCAGGCAGGAAACACCAGCAGGGGGCGGACTCCAAGGCTTCTCCCACGACTCCGGGAGGCAGCGAGGGTGAGGGGGGAAGCTTCCCTGAGGAGGACCCAGAACGAACAAGGCACA GAAGGAAACAGAGAACCCCGAAGAAGTTCACTGGGGAACAGCCTTCCATTTCAGGAACGTTCGGCATGAAAG gTTTGAGCAAATCAGAAGAGAAGATAAAGTCTGGGCAAGGAAAGAAGGTTGTAGGAAACGCTTGTAATAAACAGCCAAAGAGGAAAGCACAGGGCATGAACCTTCGCAAGGACCCTGCCTCTTATTCCCCAG GGAGCCCGGAGGAGAGGTGGCAGCAGGTTATCGCAGAGAAGGGAGAGGTTGTCTGTCCGACTTGTTCTCTCATCTCCAGGAAAACTGTCCCTGGTCTCAAGAAACACATGGAGATCTGCCTGAAG CTGCAGGATGCCTTGAAGTGTCAAGACTGTgaaaagcagttcaagtccaAAGCGGGCTTGAATTACCACACCATGGCAGAACACATTAACAAG CCCAGTGCACATAAAGACAGCTTTGCAGACGAACAGGAAGAACGGGACAGACTACGGAAGGTTCTCAAACAAATGGGCAAGCTGAAATGTCCTaatgag GGCTGCTCAGCCACTTTTTCCAGTCTAATGGGCTACCAGTACCACCAGAAGCGCTGTGGAAAAGACCCTTCCGACATAGAGAAGCCTGTCTTTatctgtaaacactgcaggaaaAACTACAAATCCAAGGCTGGCCACGACTACCATATCCGATCCgagcacagcact AGTCTGAAGCAGTCAGAGCAGGCTGCTgcaagggaggaggaggaggaggaggtagagGACTTCGAGAGGACCCCCAGTGGCAGAGTGCGCCGTAGGTCTGCCCAGGTCGCTGTCTTCCATCTGCAGGAGATCGCAGAGGATGAGCTGGCCAAGGAGTGGAACAAGCGCAAGATGAAGGACGACCTGGTCCCTGACATCAATAGA cTTAACTACACTCGCCCTGGGCTTCCAAAATTTAACCCCAAAATGCTGGATAACTGGAAGAGAGAAGTCAAGGAGAAAGGGTTCATCTTCTGTGCGAATAAT CGCTGTGAAGCAGTCTACTCCAGTGTTTCAGGTCTAAAAGCCCATTTGGCCAACTGTAACATG GGAGGCGGCTCTGTTGGGAAGTACAGGTGTCTGCTGTGCCAGAAGGAGTTCAGCTCTGAGAGTGGAGTTAAATACCACATCGGCAAGACCCATTCGGTG AACTGGTTCCGGACTTCAAACCCGGTCTCTCCAAATGGCAAAAGGAAAGAACTCAACAATgtaaagaaagacagaaagaacagCACAGCCGGAAAGAAGAGGGGCAGGAAGCCTAAAGTAAGGCCCCCGGAGCCACCGCAAAAAGACACGGAAAAGGCTGAATCAGAGACTAGCTCCACAAATGCAACAGATACCGCGGCTTCAGCTGCAAACAAAATCACCGGAGACCAGAGAAAAGACACAGAACCACCTGCGAAGAAAAGGGGGCGAGCCAAGAAAGGGCCCAATAAACCTTAA
- the LOC121319314 gene encoding zinc finger protein 512B-like isoform X2, producing the protein MADFSKSTARSGSRGRPAKQSEETAKKTAATGNKHGGAAVEKIEGKKKGRPRADNQELRNIPATISEKLNHQCPYCEAAFASKTRVEKHKTWNHADRVSQEPTAGNEADNEVQTTPVKGSAKKRAAESSDASPIRSKVKKTREVFQHSQNGEYVPQKAGRKHQQGADSKASPTTPGGSEGEGGSFPEEDPERTRHRRKQRTPKKFTGEQPSISGTFGMKGLSKSEEKIKSGQGKKVVGNACNKQPKRKAQGMNLRKDPASYSPGSPEERWQQVIAEKGEVVCPTCSLISRKTVPGLKKHMEICLKLQDALKCQDCEKQFKSKAGLNYHTMAEHINKPSAHKDSFADEQEERDRLRKVLKQMGKLKCPNEGCSATFSSLMGYQYHQKRCGKDPSDIEKPVFICKHCRKNYKSKAGHDYHIRSEHSTSLKQSEQAAAREEEEEEVEDFERTPSGRVRRRSAQVAVFHLQEIAEDELAKEWNKRKMKDDLVPDINRLNYTRPGLPKFNPKMLDNWKREVKEKGFIFCANNRCEAVYSSVSGLKAHLANCNMGGGSVGKYRCLLCQKEFSSESGVKYHIGKTHSVNWFRTSNPVSPNGKRKELNNVKKDRKNSTAGKKRGRKPKVRPPEPPQKDTEKAESETSSTNATDTAASAANKITGDQRKDTEPPAKKRGRAKKGPNKP; encoded by the exons gCTACAATATCAGAGAAACTGAACCACCAGTGTCCTTATTGTGAAGCTGCATTTGCATCTAAAACCCGTGTGGAGAAGCACAAGACATGGAATCATGCTGATAGAGTCTCACAAGAACCGACAGCTGGCAATGAAGCAGACAATGAAGTGCAGACAACGCCAGTCAAGGGGAGTGCTAAGAAACG AGCCGCAGAAAGTTCTGACGCTTCCCCAATCAGAAGCAAAGTGAAGAAGACGCGGGAGGTGTTCCAGCACTCTCAGAACGGAGAGTATGTCCCACAGAAAGCAGGCAGGAAACACCAGCAGGGGGCGGACTCCAAGGCTTCTCCCACGACTCCGGGAGGCAGCGAGGGTGAGGGGGGAAGCTTCCCTGAGGAGGACCCAGAACGAACAAGGCACA GAAGGAAACAGAGAACCCCGAAGAAGTTCACTGGGGAACAGCCTTCCATTTCAGGAACGTTCGGCATGAAAG gTTTGAGCAAATCAGAAGAGAAGATAAAGTCTGGGCAAGGAAAGAAGGTTGTAGGAAACGCTTGTAATAAACAGCCAAAGAGGAAAGCACAGGGCATGAACCTTCGCAAGGACCCTGCCTCTTATTCCCCAG GGAGCCCGGAGGAGAGGTGGCAGCAGGTTATCGCAGAGAAGGGAGAGGTTGTCTGTCCGACTTGTTCTCTCATCTCCAGGAAAACTGTCCCTGGTCTCAAGAAACACATGGAGATCTGCCTGAAG CTGCAGGATGCCTTGAAGTGTCAAGACTGTgaaaagcagttcaagtccaAAGCGGGCTTGAATTACCACACCATGGCAGAACACATTAACAAG CCCAGTGCACATAAAGACAGCTTTGCAGACGAACAGGAAGAACGGGACAGACTACGGAAGGTTCTCAAACAAATGGGCAAGCTGAAATGTCCTaatgag GGCTGCTCAGCCACTTTTTCCAGTCTAATGGGCTACCAGTACCACCAGAAGCGCTGTGGAAAAGACCCTTCCGACATAGAGAAGCCTGTCTTTatctgtaaacactgcaggaaaAACTACAAATCCAAGGCTGGCCACGACTACCATATCCGATCCgagcacagcact AGTCTGAAGCAGTCAGAGCAGGCTGCTgcaagggaggaggaggaggaggaggtagagGACTTCGAGAGGACCCCCAGTGGCAGAGTGCGCCGTAGGTCTGCCCAGGTCGCTGTCTTCCATCTGCAGGAGATCGCAGAGGATGAGCTGGCCAAGGAGTGGAACAAGCGCAAGATGAAGGACGACCTGGTCCCTGACATCAATAGA cTTAACTACACTCGCCCTGGGCTTCCAAAATTTAACCCCAAAATGCTGGATAACTGGAAGAGAGAAGTCAAGGAGAAAGGGTTCATCTTCTGTGCGAATAAT CGCTGTGAAGCAGTCTACTCCAGTGTTTCAGGTCTAAAAGCCCATTTGGCCAACTGTAACATG GGAGGCGGCTCTGTTGGGAAGTACAGGTGTCTGCTGTGCCAGAAGGAGTTCAGCTCTGAGAGTGGAGTTAAATACCACATCGGCAAGACCCATTCGGTG AACTGGTTCCGGACTTCAAACCCGGTCTCTCCAAATGGCAAAAGGAAAGAACTCAACAATgtaaagaaagacagaaagaacagCACAGCCGGAAAGAAGAGGGGCAGGAAGCCTAAAGTAAGGCCCCCGGAGCCACCGCAAAAAGACACGGAAAAGGCTGAATCAGAGACTAGCTCCACAAATGCAACAGATACCGCGGCTTCAGCTGCAAACAAAATCACCGGAGACCAGAGAAAAGACACAGAACCACCTGCGAAGAAAAGGGGGCGAGCCAAGAAAGGGCCCAATAAACCTTAA
- the LOC121319314 gene encoding zinc finger protein 512B-like isoform X3 gives MADFSKSTARSGSRGRPAKQSEETAKKTAATGNKHGGAAVEKIEGKKKGRPRADNQELRNIPASMVAQWKEEFKNRSRVKCPSSGCWLEFPSICGVKYHYQRCQGATISEKLNHQCPYCEAAFASKTRVEKHKTWNHADRVSQEPTAGNEADNEVQTTPVKGSAKKRAAESSDASPIRSKVKKTREVFQHSQNGEYVPQKAGRKHQQGADSKASPTTPGGSEGEGGSFPEEDPERTRHRRKQRTPKKFTGEQPSISGTFGMKGLSKSEEKIKSGQGKKVVGNACNKQPKRKAQGMNLRKDPASYSPGSPEERWQQVIAEKGEVVCPTCSLISRKTVPGLKKHMEICLKLQDALKCQDCEKQFKSKAGLNYHTMAEHINKPSAHKDSFADEQEERDRLRKVLKQMGKLKCPNESLKQSEQAAAREEEEEEVEDFERTPSGRVRRRSAQVAVFHLQEIAEDELAKEWNKRKMKDDLVPDINRLNYTRPGLPKFNPKMLDNWKREVKEKGFIFCANNRCEAVYSSVSGLKAHLANCNMGGGSVGKYRCLLCQKEFSSESGVKYHIGKTHSVNWFRTSNPVSPNGKRKELNNVKKDRKNSTAGKKRGRKPKVRPPEPPQKDTEKAESETSSTNATDTAASAANKITGDQRKDTEPPAKKRGRAKKGPNKP, from the exons GCAAGCATGGTGGCTCAGTGGAAAGAAGAGTTTAAGAATCGCTCTCGAGTAAAATGCCCCAGCTCTGGGTGCTGGCTAGAATTCCCAAGTATCTGTGGAGTAAAGTACCATTATCAGCGCTGCCAGGGG gCTACAATATCAGAGAAACTGAACCACCAGTGTCCTTATTGTGAAGCTGCATTTGCATCTAAAACCCGTGTGGAGAAGCACAAGACATGGAATCATGCTGATAGAGTCTCACAAGAACCGACAGCTGGCAATGAAGCAGACAATGAAGTGCAGACAACGCCAGTCAAGGGGAGTGCTAAGAAACG AGCCGCAGAAAGTTCTGACGCTTCCCCAATCAGAAGCAAAGTGAAGAAGACGCGGGAGGTGTTCCAGCACTCTCAGAACGGAGAGTATGTCCCACAGAAAGCAGGCAGGAAACACCAGCAGGGGGCGGACTCCAAGGCTTCTCCCACGACTCCGGGAGGCAGCGAGGGTGAGGGGGGAAGCTTCCCTGAGGAGGACCCAGAACGAACAAGGCACA GAAGGAAACAGAGAACCCCGAAGAAGTTCACTGGGGAACAGCCTTCCATTTCAGGAACGTTCGGCATGAAAG gTTTGAGCAAATCAGAAGAGAAGATAAAGTCTGGGCAAGGAAAGAAGGTTGTAGGAAACGCTTGTAATAAACAGCCAAAGAGGAAAGCACAGGGCATGAACCTTCGCAAGGACCCTGCCTCTTATTCCCCAG GGAGCCCGGAGGAGAGGTGGCAGCAGGTTATCGCAGAGAAGGGAGAGGTTGTCTGTCCGACTTGTTCTCTCATCTCCAGGAAAACTGTCCCTGGTCTCAAGAAACACATGGAGATCTGCCTGAAG CTGCAGGATGCCTTGAAGTGTCAAGACTGTgaaaagcagttcaagtccaAAGCGGGCTTGAATTACCACACCATGGCAGAACACATTAACAAG CCCAGTGCACATAAAGACAGCTTTGCAGACGAACAGGAAGAACGGGACAGACTACGGAAGGTTCTCAAACAAATGGGCAAGCTGAAATGTCCTaatgag AGTCTGAAGCAGTCAGAGCAGGCTGCTgcaagggaggaggaggaggaggaggtagagGACTTCGAGAGGACCCCCAGTGGCAGAGTGCGCCGTAGGTCTGCCCAGGTCGCTGTCTTCCATCTGCAGGAGATCGCAGAGGATGAGCTGGCCAAGGAGTGGAACAAGCGCAAGATGAAGGACGACCTGGTCCCTGACATCAATAGA cTTAACTACACTCGCCCTGGGCTTCCAAAATTTAACCCCAAAATGCTGGATAACTGGAAGAGAGAAGTCAAGGAGAAAGGGTTCATCTTCTGTGCGAATAAT CGCTGTGAAGCAGTCTACTCCAGTGTTTCAGGTCTAAAAGCCCATTTGGCCAACTGTAACATG GGAGGCGGCTCTGTTGGGAAGTACAGGTGTCTGCTGTGCCAGAAGGAGTTCAGCTCTGAGAGTGGAGTTAAATACCACATCGGCAAGACCCATTCGGTG AACTGGTTCCGGACTTCAAACCCGGTCTCTCCAAATGGCAAAAGGAAAGAACTCAACAATgtaaagaaagacagaaagaacagCACAGCCGGAAAGAAGAGGGGCAGGAAGCCTAAAGTAAGGCCCCCGGAGCCACCGCAAAAAGACACGGAAAAGGCTGAATCAGAGACTAGCTCCACAAATGCAACAGATACCGCGGCTTCAGCTGCAAACAAAATCACCGGAGACCAGAGAAAAGACACAGAACCACCTGCGAAGAAAAGGGGGCGAGCCAAGAAAGGGCCCAATAAACCTTAA